Below is a window of Halogeometricum rufum DNA.
TTGATAGCATGGTGGGGTCAGAGAGCGACGACTCGCCGCTCGCGGTGGTCGCCGACGCGGCGGACCCGGCGGTGGTCGAACTGTTCGAACTGCTCGGTAACGAGACGCGGTTGGCGATTCTGCTGGCGCTCTGGGAGTCGTTCGACCCGTTCGACCCCGCGAACGGGATGTCGTTCACCGCGTTGCGCGACCGAGTCGGCATCCCGCAGGGGGCACAGTTCGGCTATCACCTCGAGAGACTGGTGGGTCGACTCGTCGAGAAGACCGGGTCGGGATACGCGCTGCGACCGACCGGCCTCGAACTCGTCCAGAGCCTCGTCGCCGGCGTCGGTCGGGAGGCGACGCTCGACCCCGTCGAGATAGACGTCGCCTGCTGGCGGTGCGGGGGCGAGACGGTGCTCACCTACCGCGACACGTGGCTCTACCACGTCTGTACGGACTGCGAGACGGTCATCGACGACCAAGAGGTCGACAAGCGGTTCCCCGCCGGTCTGTTGTTCGGCGAACCGTACCCGGCGGCCATCCTCTCGGACAGGACGCCCGAGGAGATATACGCCGCGGCCGTGACGCGACTCCTCCAGCAGCAGACGCTCCGTATGAACGGGGTCTGTCCGCGGTGTCTCGGCGTCCTGGACTCCTCGACGTGGGTCTGTGAGTCACACGAACCCGGGCCCGCCGGCGTCTGCCCGCGGTGTGACGCGAAGTGGGCGGTGAGGATACGTCGGAGCTGTTCGGTCTGCAAGTACTGGGAACTGGACTCCCCGGCGGGGATGGTGATGCAGCCGGACGTGTCCGCCTTCTATCGCGCCCGGGGCCTCGAACTCGCTCTCGGAGTCAACGAGTTCGAGCGCGCGAGAGCGGTCATGACGCAACTACCGACGCACGAGGAGACGGTCCTCTCGACCGACCCCGTCCGAACGCGAGTCGTCGTGCAGTTCGAGGGCGACGAGTTATGCCTGACGTACGACGAGGCGATGAACGTCCTAGAGGTGGACGAACGCGACGGCGTCGGCGAGTGAGCCCGGATCGGTCGTGACGGACCGCGTGGCGCGGCGAATACGCTCGTCTCCTACGCGGCGAAAGTACTCGTAACGTATCGACTGGTTTCTCCGAACGAGTCGGCGGGTTCGGAGTAATATTTAGTACGAACTCTCCAGTACGAACGACCGAGGTGAGTACGGATGAGTGTCAGAAAGAGACCCACTGGCGAGACTGTCGTCCCGGCGTTGAAATCGCGATACGACTGGTTGTTGGCACTCCTCCCGCTCCCGTCGTTGCTCGGCGTCTTCGCGGCGTCGTTCGCCGACGTGCAGGTCGCGTTCGGCGTCGGCGTCGGCGTCGGCGGCCTCTCCTCGGCCGCGCTGTTGGCGTACGGGCTGTTCGTGGACCCGCCGCTCTCGGGGTAGCGTCGTGACCGCACGGCGGCGGCCGAGAACGGTTATCGAGCGGTCGGCGTCAGTTCGTCGCCGACGGCGTTCATCACCTGGAACGCGGCGGAGGCGGCGAGTCCCTGCGCCACCTCGTCGCGGTCCGAATCGGTGAGCCCCGACTCCAGGTCCTCCTCGTCCGGCGTGAAACCGGCGCTGATGGGCCGACCGACCGGCGGGTGGACGGCCACCGTCGCCTGCGGGCCGTTGGACCCGTAGGAGAGTTCCGACCCCACGGCGTAGCCTTCCGGCAGGTAGTTCTGCGTCCGCGAGACGATGCCGGCGACGGCCTCACGAAGTCGCCGAACCTGCGCCGTCGAGAGTTCGGACTCCGCCGGGCGACCTGCATCTACTACACCGGGCGCACCCGCGTAGGGGTTGTTTCCGTTCATGAGGATGAGTCACCAACCCTACGGGAACGCCGCAGTTAAACCCGTCGGAAGCCTCAACATCGCGGTCCCGCTCCCGCCTCAGAGGATGGGTTCGCTGCGGCCGTAGGCGGCGACGGTGACGGCGGTGGTGTACCCCTCGCCGTCGGCCTCCGCCGTCGTGACCGCGACGCGTTCGTCGTCGAACTCCCAGTCGCGGAGTCCCCGTCCGGCGTCGAGTCCCTCCTCGACGGCCCGGCGGACGCCCTCGGGGTCCTCGCCCGCCGCCTCGTAGAACAGGCCCGGACCGGGACCCGTCGTCCACCCGAGGCCGGCCGAGACGGTGCCGACGCCGCCCGTCGTCGCGCGCGCCTGAACGACGGTGAGGCGGTTCCCCGCCGGTCCGAGGTCCGGCGCGATGTCGACCTCCTCGACGGTGGCGTCGGCCGGGACGACCGAGGAGACGGGGACGAGGTTGTAGTTGTGGACGTTGGCGGCCGCGAGTGCGGCGTCGTAGGACGCCATCTCGGTGGGCGCGGTGCCCACCCCGCGAACGACGTAGATGGTGTTCATTACCGGAGAACGTCGCCGCGGAGAATAAGGAGTTACGAATCGACCGTCGGAGGGAGACGAGCCACGATGTCCAGTCGGCTCAGTACTGGTAGTCCGTGTGCCCCGGAATCGTCCCGGACTCCTCGGCGTCGCGCATCTTCTCGATAGCGTCGTCGAAGTCCTCGCGGCGGACCTCGGTCCGGTCGTCGCGGATGGCGTACATGCCCGCCTCGGTCGTCAGGGAGGCGATGTCCGCGCCGGACTGTCCCTCGAGTTCCTCGGCGAGGTCCTCGAAGTCGACGTCGTCGGCGA
It encodes the following:
- a CDS encoding winged helix-turn-helix domain-containing protein yields the protein MVGSESDDSPLAVVADAADPAVVELFELLGNETRLAILLALWESFDPFDPANGMSFTALRDRVGIPQGAQFGYHLERLVGRLVEKTGSGYALRPTGLELVQSLVAGVGREATLDPVEIDVACWRCGGETVLTYRDTWLYHVCTDCETVIDDQEVDKRFPAGLLFGEPYPAAILSDRTPEEIYAAAVTRLLQQQTLRMNGVCPRCLGVLDSSTWVCESHEPGPAGVCPRCDAKWAVRIRRSCSVCKYWELDSPAGMVMQPDVSAFYRARGLELALGVNEFERARAVMTQLPTHEETVLSTDPVRTRVVVQFEGDELCLTYDEAMNVLEVDERDGVGE
- a CDS encoding DUF5811 family protein produces the protein MNGNNPYAGAPGVVDAGRPAESELSTAQVRRLREAVAGIVSRTQNYLPEGYAVGSELSYGSNGPQATVAVHPPVGRPISAGFTPDEEDLESGLTDSDRDEVAQGLAASAAFQVMNAVGDELTPTAR
- a CDS encoding pyruvoyl-dependent arginine decarboxylase — encoded protein: MNTIYVVRGVGTAPTEMASYDAALAAANVHNYNLVPVSSVVPADATVEEVDIAPDLGPAGNRLTVVQARATTGGVGTVSAGLGWTTGPGPGLFYEAAGEDPEGVRRAVEEGLDAGRGLRDWEFDDERVAVTTAEADGEGYTTAVTVAAYGRSEPIL